In a genomic window of Ranitomeya imitator isolate aRanImi1 chromosome 5, aRanImi1.pri, whole genome shotgun sequence:
- the LOC138681090 gene encoding zinc finger protein 829-like, translated as MEGAESHLQLCRVYGKVFITSDPPRMEQDTDHMAARILDLTLEIIYWITGEDHKVVKTSTGKCVTPRVSGGRSRTPSDIPEPPPHSLIHEQKILELTNRITELLSGEVPIRCQDITVYFSMEEWEYIEGHKDIYKDAMMEDHRTITSPDGSSLRNPKERCPSPLYSQDRPEKEEDVPRDHQESPGRTVNGLKTPTSESAIGEEWISTSHGNVLLSPICEVEDAITTQANSIASNVTIVLHSRDVSADTTGHKKPSSNQSMIGKPRIGYRWGKSFQHFRKKSNVSLHERIHRGERPFSCSECGKCFKCKGALERHQRTHSGEKPFSCPECRKYFSQKSNLMEHLRIHTGEKSYLCSECGKCFTQQSALFHHLGNHTEEKSFSCLECGKCFSKFSSLREHMRIHTGEKPFSCSQCDKCFRHKSSLVKHLRIHTGEKTFSCSQCDKCFTHKASFTHHLKTHIEKKPFSCHECGKNCSKKSNLVEHLRTHTGEKPYSCSECGKCFSYKSGFLKHQRTHFNVQIV; from the exons atggaggGGGCGGAGTCTCATTTACAGCTTTGCAGAGTCTACGGAAAGGTCTTCATAACCAG TGACCCCCCGAGGATGGAGCAGGACACAGACCACATGGCGGCTCGGATATTAGacctcaccctggagataatctACTGGATCACTGGAGAG GATCACAAAGTAGTGAAGACGTCAACTGGGAAGTGTGTGACCCCCCGTGTGTCAGGAGGGCGGAGCAGGACCCCGAGTGACATCCCCGAGCCTCCACCTCATTCACTGATACAtgagcagaagatcctagaactgaccaataggatcactgagctgctgagcggagag gttcctataaggtgtcaggacatcaccgtctatttctccatggaggagtgggagtatatagaaggacacaaagatataTACAAGGACGCCATGATGGAGGATCACCGGACCATCACATCTCCGG ATGGATCCAGTCTGAGAAATCCCAAGGAGAGATGTCCCAGTCCTCTATATTCCCAGGATCGGCCAGAGAAGGAGGAAGATGTCCCCCGAGATCATCAG GAAAGTCCTGGTAGAACTGTGAATGGACTCAAAACCCCCACATCAGAGTCAGCGATCG gtgAAGAGTGGATCAGTACCTCCCATGGAAATGTCCTTTTATCTCCCATTTGTGAAGTAGAAGATGCCATTACCACCCAAGCTAATTCAATTGCTTCTAATGTAACGATTGTCCTTCACAGTAGAGATGTATCAGCTGATACTACAGGTCACAAGAAACCTTCATCTAATCAATCAATGATTGGCAAGCCAAGGATAGGATATAGATGGGGAAAAAGTTttcagcatttcagaaaaaaatcaAATGTCTCCTTGCATGAGAGAATCCATAGAGGCgaaaggccattttcatgttcagaatgtgggaaatgctttaagtGTAAAGGGGCACTTgagagacatcagagaactcacagcggagagaagccattttcatgtcctgAATGTCGAAAGTATTTTAGTCAGAAATCAAATCTTATGGAACAtctgagaatccacacaggggagaaatcaTAtttatgctcagaatgtggaaaatgttttactcagCAGTCTGCTTTGTTTCATCATCTGGGAAATCACACCGAGGAAAAGTCATTTTCATGtcttgaatgtgggaaatgttttagcaagTTTTCAAGTCTTAGGGAGCatatgagaattcacacaggggagaagccgttttcatgttcacaatgtgatAAATGTTTTAGGCACAAATCAAGTCTTGTGAAGCAtctaagaattcacacaggggagaagacctTTTCATGTTCACAATGCGATAAATGTTTTACCCATAAAGCTAGTTTTACTCATCATCTAAAAACTCACATTgagaagaagccattttcatgtcatgAATGTGGCAAAAATTGTAGCAAGAAATCAAATCTTGTAGAACAtctaagaactcacacaggggagaagccatattcatgttcagaatgtgggaagtgttttagctATAAGTCAGGTTTtcttaaacatcagagaactcatttTAATGTTCAGATTGTATAA